The following proteins are co-located in the Eubalaena glacialis isolate mEubGla1 chromosome 14, mEubGla1.1.hap2.+ XY, whole genome shotgun sequence genome:
- the FOSL2 gene encoding fos-related antigen 2 isoform X1 encodes MYQDYPGNFDTSSRGSSGSPAHAESYSSGGGGQQKFRVDMPGSGSAFIPTINAITTSQDLQWMVQPTVITSMSNPYPRSHPYSPLPGLASVPGHMALPRPGVIKTIGTTVGRRRRDEQLSPEEEEKRRIRRERNKLAAAKCRNRRRELTEKLQAETEELEEEKSGLQKEIAELQKEKEKLEFMLVAHGPVCKISPEERRSPPASGLQALRSGGSGGVGAVVVKQEPLEEDSPSSSSAGLDKAQRSVIKPISIAGGFYGEEPLHTPIVVTSTPAITPGTSNLVFTYPSVLEQESPASPSESCSKAHRRSSSSGDQSSDSLNSPTLLAL; translated from the exons ATGTACCAAGATTATCCCGGGAACTTTGATACCTCATCCCGGGGCAGCAGCGGCTCTCCTGCGCACGCCGAGTCCTACTCCAGTGGCGGCGGCGGCCAGCAG AAATTCCGGGTAGATATGCCTGGCTCGGGCAGCGCCTTCATCCCCACCATCAACGCCATCACGACCAGCCAGGACCTGCAGTGGATGGTGCAGCCCACGGTGATCACCTCCATGTCCAACCCGTACCCCCGTTCGCACCCCTATAGCCCCCTGCCGGGCCTGGCGTCTGTCCCCGGGCACATGGCCCTCCCAAGACCCGGCGTGATCAAGACCATTGGCACCACCGTGGGCCGCAGGAGGAGAGATGAGCAG CTGTCCCCTGAAGAGGAGGAGAAGCGTCGAATCCGGAGGGAGAGGAACAAGCTGGCCGCGGCCAAGTGCCGGAACCGCCGCCGGGAGCTGACAGAGAAGCTGCAGGCG GAGacggaggagctggaggaggagaagTCAGGCCTGCAGAAGGAGATCGCCGAGCtgcagaaggagaaggagaagctgGAGTTCATGCTGGTGGCCCACGGGCCTGTGTGCAAGATCAGCCCCGAGGAGCGCCGGTCACCCCCGGCCTCCGGGCTGCAGGCCCTGCGCAGTGGGGGCAGTGGAGGGGTAGGCGCCGTGGTGGTGAAGCAGGAGCCCCTGGAAGAGGACAGCCCCTCGTCCTCATCGGCGGGGCTGGACAAGGCCCAGCGCTCCGTGATCAAGCCCATCAGCATCGCTGGGGGCTTCTATGGGGAGGAGCCCCTGCACACCCCCATAGTGGTGACCTCCACTCCTGCCATCACTCCAGGCACCTCGAACCTCGTCTTCACCTACCCCAGCGTCCTGGAGCAGGAGTCTCCAGCGTCGCCCTCTGAGTCCTGCTCCAAGGCTCACCGCAGAAGCAGTAGCAGTGGGGACCAGTCATCAGACTCCTTGAACTCCCCGACTCTGCTGGCTCTGTAA
- the FOSL2 gene encoding fos-related antigen 2 isoform X2: protein MPGSGSAFIPTINAITTSQDLQWMVQPTVITSMSNPYPRSHPYSPLPGLASVPGHMALPRPGVIKTIGTTVGRRRRDEQLSPEEEEKRRIRRERNKLAAAKCRNRRRELTEKLQAETEELEEEKSGLQKEIAELQKEKEKLEFMLVAHGPVCKISPEERRSPPASGLQALRSGGSGGVGAVVVKQEPLEEDSPSSSSAGLDKAQRSVIKPISIAGGFYGEEPLHTPIVVTSTPAITPGTSNLVFTYPSVLEQESPASPSESCSKAHRRSSSSGDQSSDSLNSPTLLAL, encoded by the exons ATGCCTGGCTCGGGCAGCGCCTTCATCCCCACCATCAACGCCATCACGACCAGCCAGGACCTGCAGTGGATGGTGCAGCCCACGGTGATCACCTCCATGTCCAACCCGTACCCCCGTTCGCACCCCTATAGCCCCCTGCCGGGCCTGGCGTCTGTCCCCGGGCACATGGCCCTCCCAAGACCCGGCGTGATCAAGACCATTGGCACCACCGTGGGCCGCAGGAGGAGAGATGAGCAG CTGTCCCCTGAAGAGGAGGAGAAGCGTCGAATCCGGAGGGAGAGGAACAAGCTGGCCGCGGCCAAGTGCCGGAACCGCCGCCGGGAGCTGACAGAGAAGCTGCAGGCG GAGacggaggagctggaggaggagaagTCAGGCCTGCAGAAGGAGATCGCCGAGCtgcagaaggagaaggagaagctgGAGTTCATGCTGGTGGCCCACGGGCCTGTGTGCAAGATCAGCCCCGAGGAGCGCCGGTCACCCCCGGCCTCCGGGCTGCAGGCCCTGCGCAGTGGGGGCAGTGGAGGGGTAGGCGCCGTGGTGGTGAAGCAGGAGCCCCTGGAAGAGGACAGCCCCTCGTCCTCATCGGCGGGGCTGGACAAGGCCCAGCGCTCCGTGATCAAGCCCATCAGCATCGCTGGGGGCTTCTATGGGGAGGAGCCCCTGCACACCCCCATAGTGGTGACCTCCACTCCTGCCATCACTCCAGGCACCTCGAACCTCGTCTTCACCTACCCCAGCGTCCTGGAGCAGGAGTCTCCAGCGTCGCCCTCTGAGTCCTGCTCCAAGGCTCACCGCAGAAGCAGTAGCAGTGGGGACCAGTCATCAGACTCCTTGAACTCCCCGACTCTGCTGGCTCTGTAA